The proteins below are encoded in one region of Litorilinea aerophila:
- a CDS encoding c-type cytochrome has product MRKPWYAYLYIKSPITKIILGILSVLIAIVVILFIGLFEEPRMEAQTRNWEGRQIEKGAEIFANNCSSCHGPDGKGLPNVAPALHSRYFFTQRLNDIGWAGSLHDYVALTVAAGRPSKVNTQWAQIMPTWSNRFGGPLRDDQIEQVTAYVLNWEEDALQQTPEEDPWQFFQDAPSKAEGAQEQAPAEQAAQGESAGPRPPQELFVTYGCSGCHNLDQPQTDTNRGPVGPNLGNLYEVAGEMVPGQDAETYVYTSIVDPNAFIVPGYSANIMPQNFADQMSEEEIRGLVQWLLDPNRQR; this is encoded by the coding sequence ATGCGAAAACCCTGGTACGCCTATCTGTACATCAAATCGCCCATCACCAAGATCATCCTGGGCATCCTGTCGGTGTTGATCGCCATCGTGGTGATCCTCTTCATCGGGCTCTTTGAGGAACCCCGCATGGAGGCCCAGACCCGCAACTGGGAAGGGCGCCAGATCGAGAAGGGCGCCGAAATCTTTGCCAACAACTGCTCCAGTTGCCACGGGCCCGACGGAAAAGGGCTGCCCAATGTGGCGCCGGCCCTCCACAGCCGCTACTTCTTCACCCAGCGCCTAAACGATATCGGCTGGGCCGGCTCCCTGCACGACTATGTCGCCCTGACCGTGGCCGCCGGGCGCCCCTCCAAGGTGAACACCCAGTGGGCCCAAATCATGCCCACCTGGAGCAACCGCTTTGGCGGGCCCCTGCGGGATGACCAGATCGAGCAAGTAACGGCCTACGTGCTCAACTGGGAAGAGGATGCCCTCCAGCAGACGCCGGAGGAAGACCCCTGGCAGTTCTTCCAGGATGCCCCCTCCAAGGCCGAAGGTGCCCAGGAGCAGGCTCCTGCCGAACAGGCAGCCCAGGGTGAGAGCGCCGGCCCCCGGCCACCCCAGGAACTCTTCGTCACCTACGGCTGCTCTGGCTGCCACAACCTGGATCAGCCCCAGACCGACACCAACCGGGGTCCCGTGGGTCCCAACCTGGGCAACCTCTACGAAGTCGCCGGGGAAATGGTCCCCGGCCAGGACGCCGAGACTTATGTCTACACCAGCATCGTGGATCCCAACGCGTTCATCGTACCGGGCTACAGTGCCAACATCATGCCCCAAAACTTCGCCGATCAGATGAGCGAAGAGGAGATCCGCGGGCTGGTGCAGTGGCTGCTGGATCCCAACCGCCAGCGCTGA